CACCAACGAACACTACGTCACGGTGTACCTTAATCACTATTCTGGACCTCAGGTGGTATACGAGGCCCTCACGGGGAAACGAAGCTGGGAGGACCCCCTCTTTATAGAAGCCATGGAGACCTTTAAACAGGACTTTTTGGTCTACTGGCCAGAGTTCGCAACGTATTCGGCCCTCGATGCTCCGGATTTTGTCCCCATGGTAGCCACCCGCAAAGCGGCGATGCTCGTGGTGGGGAGCTGGGCTTTCCAGTGGCTGGTGGATCCTGCTTACTGGCCCTCTGAGGATCGGTGGGGATGGGCGCCGTTCCCCTCGCTGCGGGAGGGAGTGGAGTATCCTTTCGTGGACGTGGGAATTGGCTCGACGCTTTCGGTGAACAATGGTTCAAAGTACACCGAAGAGGCCGCTCGATTTTTGATCTGGATGCTTTCCAACCGGGAAATGGTCGCTAAGATGCTGCGCGATTTTCCGGGAGAATGGGTTGCCCCGGTTGATATCCCCAGGGAACTGGTTCCGCCGGAAGTGGACCCGGTTTTCTTCGCCCACGTGGACACCCAGAGCGAGCTGATGAAGAAGGGGGCTTACGGGTACACCACGTGGACCTTCCTCGGACCGGAGACCTGGCAGTGGTGTTACGAGGGCATTGAGGATGTCTGGCTTGGAAAGCTGAGTGCCCAGGAGTACATGAAAAAGTGGAACGAGATTTTCCAGAAAGAGCTCCAGGTAGGGGTTGTACCACCGATACCGGAACGAAGATAGGAAAGGAGAGTGGGAGGGGGGAGAAAGTCCCCCTCTCCGGGCGATACTCGTATGAGACTGACGAAAAAGTCCAGAAAGTGGGTTA
This region of Atribacterota bacterium genomic DNA includes:
- a CDS encoding extracellular solute-binding protein, whose amino-acid sequence is MKRVKWLCVGIAMVALLSQVWAGAMAQERAKIIWWYESVSPENLEAMERNIVAPFEALKPNVDVEIVVKMNLLEVLRTAVVAGEGPDIVMTMGPAEANRYAKGGFLLPLDPFIAEAKFDQEFPALALDVGKVEGKTYSLPKTFESMGIIYNQSLFDEYGWKPPTNRSEWVALCEAIKAKGIIPVAGGNVAWRPTNEHYVTVYLNHYSGPQVVYEALTGKRSWEDPLFIEAMETFKQDFLVYWPEFATYSALDAPDFVPMVATRKAAMLVVGSWAFQWLVDPAYWPSEDRWGWAPFPSLREGVEYPFVDVGIGSTLSVNNGSKYTEEAARFLIWMLSNREMVAKMLRDFPGEWVAPVDIPRELVPPEVDPVFFAHVDTQSELMKKGAYGYTTWTFLGPETWQWCYEGIEDVWLGKLSAQEYMKKWNEIFQKELQVGVVPPIPERR